In Nymphalis io chromosome 11, ilAglIoxx1.1, whole genome shotgun sequence, one genomic interval encodes:
- the LOC126771660 gene encoding low density lipoprotein receptor adapter protein 1-A-like: MTTLLRKMWRNHSKHKKLCEEWALAECEGEGWWREARDGRGNSEVRYAGMAPVERAASAPATALAVRSALHTAKTVNKKLQRVNLDISSKGILVTDADSQENVLSVSIYRISYCSADAANARVFAVVEGKSVGGDDTHVVHVFVCARRRQARALALALAHAFNDAYQAWQANQAASLKSGGKRLVTPWVHFPDESEEEESDGEQWNSPAPLVTFA, translated from the exons AATTATGCGAGGAATGGGCCTTGGCGGAGTGCGAGGGAGAGGGCTGGTGGAGGGAAGCTCGTGACGGGAGAGGCAATTCCGAAGTCCGTTACGCGGGTATGGCACCTGTGGAGCGGGCTGCTTCGGCACCGGCTACAGCTCTCGCCGTAAGATCAGCCCTACACACGGCTAAAA ccgtaaataaaaaacttcaGAGAGTGAACCTGGACATCAGCTCCAAGGGCATTTTAGTGACCGACGCAGATTCACAAGAAAACGTGCTCAGTGTCTCAATTTATAG gATCTCATATTGCTCTGCGGACGCGGCGAACGCGCGTGTCTTCGCAGTGGTCGAAGGCAAGAGCGTCGGCGGCGACGACACGCACGTCGTGCACGTCTTCGTGTGCGCCCGGCGGCGGCAGGCTCGCGCGCTCGCGTTGGCATTGGCTCACGCGTTCAATGACGCGTATCAG GCATGGCAAGCCAATCAAGCTGCTTCCTTGAAATCTGGTGGTAAACGCCTAGTTACTCCAtgg GTGCATTTTCCCGATGAGTCTGAGGAGGAGGAAAGCGACGGCGAACAATGGAACTCTCCCGCACCTCTCGTGACATTCGCCTAA
- the LOC126771693 gene encoding lysozyme-like encodes MCTKMLSRIFVSCLFISIITGGYVSNLNDACLRCLCHVSGCDLSHGCSDGYCGPFYISRVYWVDAGKPTLPEDSPERKEAYEDCARDYYCSQKIVQSYMAKFGKDCNGDGVTNCFDYMMINHHGPSCSAPLNTTSLGRHRLQLFNQCHFNQY; translated from the exons ATGTGCACAAAAATGTTATCAAGAATATTTgtgagttgtttatttatcagtATTATAACGG GTGGATACGTATCCAACTTGAACGATGCTTGTTTACGATGCCTTTGTCACGTGTCCGGTTGCGATCTATCCCATGGTTGTTCTGACGGTTATTGCGGACCTTTCTACATATCCAGAGTGTACTGGGTCGACGCTGGAAAACCAACTCTACCAGAAGACAGCCCTGAGAGGAAAGAAG CTTATGAAGATTGCGCAAGAGACTATTACTGTTCTCAAAAAATTGTACAAAGCTACATGGCGAAGTTTGGAAAG GACTGTAATGGTGATGGTGTAACAAACTGCTTCGACTACATGATGATAAACCACCACGGGCCTTCGTGTTCAGCGCCGTTGAATACAACGTCGTTGGGGCGACATCGACTTCAACTCTTCAATCAGTGCCATTTTaatcaatactaa